The DNA segment CGCCAACATTAAGTCGCCTAATTATACCGCCTCCGAACCTATAATGCTTTGATTATAGGAATCTTTTTGGATAACATTAGGTCAACCTCAGGCACATATAAAGGTTTTGATTTAATTTCCAAAAAACGGCCATTATAGAGTCCCTTTTTAGATTTAAAACGCTTTAAATGGATATTTAAATGAAGGATTTGGAAGAAGGTCATTTTATTGACACTTTTAAGAAACAACCATAGTTTTAGGACTGTTTCAAAAAAATAAGCCCATTCAATATGTTTTTGTTTGCAGTTACCCCACCGTAATCAATTGACAAATAATATTTAAACTCCGTTGACTTTAAAAAGTTTTTTTAAGAGCTTTTTTGATTCAAAGAGGGATTTATAAATAAATAAATAAAAAATAACTCATTTGAGAAGTTTTTTAAAATTTGAACTGAATCCTGATATAACGAACAAAATGCTTCTTTATTGAAGATGTTCATGGTTTGGAAGTTATTACTAAGGATCATGCCAGATGAATTGGTTATGAACTGTTCAATGATCATCATCCATGCAGGTAGAAAAAAAGCTTATTAAACCTTATTAAAATTTTATTAAAAATATTTCATTAAATAATTCCGAAATGGAATGAAACATGAACCATTCAAACAATTAAAATAGAAAATATGGGGGACAGATCCCTCTGCCCTCCCAAGTACGTTTATATTCCCTATATCTCACTGAACTTCAATGTTTTTCTCTGTTACCATATGGGCAACGATACATTGGGTATGCTTGATGCAATACCATCTGAGCTCGAGTTTTCACTTGTAAAACACTTAATTTGTACTTACCACAAACATTCCAGGTTTCGAAGATGTTGCGTAGTATACCTTTTTGTAACCATTGGCTTTGTAGTTGTAGTCAACCCATTTACCGTTCTTGTACAGCTGAATAGATCTGTGCCTTGAGGACAGACTTGTTCTGTACTGTATGATCCTAGCTTTAACATGGGCTTTGGTTAGTTGACTCATTAGAACTGCACTGTTAGTCCAACAGTCACCTACACCCTTACCTGAAGAGGAGTAAGAGTAAGTGTAAACTGATGCTGCTTTCACTGATCTGTAGACCTTCTTGTAGGAGGTAACCTTCTTGTACTTGTAGTACTTCTTGTATTTGTAGTACTTTTTATGGTGTTTGTAGTAAGCTACTTTCTTGTAGTAAGCCACCTTTTTGTAGTAGGTAACTTTCTTGTAGTAGTAAGAAGCTGCACTGGCTTGTGCAACACTTCCACTGTTTCCATTGGAATTTAAACTAATTTTATCTTGTACGCTTAACGTACCTTGGCTCTGATCTATGGTTCCCAATGATCCTGGGACAATACATATAGCAAAAGCTAATGCACATAGAAGTGCGCCAATATGTAGTCGCCTAATTATACCGCCTCCATACCTATAATACTTTGATTATAGGAATCTTTGGATACAATGGGATCATCGTCGTGCATATATAAAGGTTTTGATTTAATTTCCAAAAAAAGGCACGTAGCATGCTCTTTTTTAGATTTAAAACGCTTTCTGAGGTTATTGAAGTAGATGATCTTGGATAAGGATTATCCATTGTTATTTCTAGTAAATCAGCTTATTTTAAAGTCCATTCCTCCAAAATACCCATATGCGATCCTTTTGTAGAGAGGTAAATACATTCCGATTGAACTATAATTTATGAAATTCCTTTTTTTAAATAGATATCTTGTTTTTAGGGATTAAATAACCATATAACCATTTAAAACAGAGATAGCCCTAAATCAGATTATTCTAAAAGGATTTAATATAAAATTTAAAAATCTTAATAAAAGCCTTGAAAGCTTGAAAAAATCGCCTAAAATTTTACATAATTTCAAAGGATTCCTATTAACATGCATTATTAAAAGTATGAATTTATTGAGTGATGAATCATCCAGATAGATGTGAATTATGGCACGAACATATATAGATTCCATGAAAAATGGTGATTCTTACTAAATTTTCCAAGGGGTTTTTAGTAGATTTATATTACTTTACAGAGAATTAATATTAATTTTTATATTGATTTTTATTGAAAACATCACGGATCTTTAAGGATCTTTTGATTTACACAACTACCGAATAGACACATCTATATATATATTACAAAGCAACTCACCAACAATTCATTATAAATATAATACAATCCAATTTTAATGAAACGTAGTCTACGTTATAAAGAATTATTTTGAATGTTATATTTTAATATCACAAATTGAATGATACTATGCTGCTTAAAGATGAAGATAAAAGGGACCTCGAAAAGAAGGGTTACAGATTTGCAGGTGAACACAGACATGCAGCTGCAAAGGTCTGCCACTGGACCCGTAAAAGTCTGGTGGATGAAGGAGTATGTTACAAAGAAAGGTTCTATGGTATCAAAAGCCACAGATGTCTCCAGATGTCCCCAAGCATTCCATTCTGTCACCATAAATGTCTCTTCTGCTGGAGGGATGTTTCCATAACCAAGACAGAGTGGGTTGAAGAGTACGATGAACCAAAAACCATTATAGATGACTGCATTGAGAATCAGAGAAATCTTCTCTGCGGCTACTTTGGAAACTCAAAGGCCAACATGAAAAAACTTCAGGAAGCCCAGGATCCTAAAAATGCTGCAATATCCCTTGCAGGAGAACCCATGCTCTACCCAGAAATAGATGGACTTCTTGAAGAGTTTAAAAGAAGAGACTTCACAACCTTTCTCGTTACCAATGGAATGACACCCTCTAAACTGAAAGAACTTGAAACAGAACCCACCCAACTCTACGTGTCCCTCGATGCACCCAATGAAAAGGATTATAAAAGCCTGTGCCAACCACAGGTTGATAATGGTTGGAAGCTTCTGAATGAATCCCTTGAACTTTTATCAAGCTTCGATTGTAGAACAGTTCTCAGAACAACCTGCGTTAAGGGCTACAACATGATGAAACCTGAAGGTTATGCAGAACTAATCAGAAGGAGCAATCCAGATTTTGTTGAGATAAAGGCATACATGTACGTTGGAAATTCCAGGCAGCGCCTTGAACTTGGAAACATGCCTTCCTTCAGTGAGGTTAAAGAATTTGCAGAATCTGTTGCAAAATTATGCGGCAGAGAAGTGGTTGATGAAGCCTATGAAAGCCGTGTTGTTCTCCTATCATGATTTTAGTTAATATATGATATTTATATTATCTATAATCTACATTTCAACGGTTTTATGTGATTACATCATCCATTACATTTGATTATTTCATTTTTTGATTATTTCATTTTAATCATTACTCTCTGAATTCATGATTCATTTTAGGATTGCATTCAACTATTTTTTTTAATAATTCAAATCCAAGTTTTTATAGGAATTAAAAATGATTTTAGGAATTTATACACTCCACAAAATTTAATTAAGATATTAATCATAAGTACATGAAAATATGAAAGGAGTGTTAACATGAAGAAACTAGCAGTTGGATTGATTTTGATACTCGTATCTTTAAGTCCCATATACGCCACTTCAGGATTTGCAGTAACCTACGGTGAGGCAACTTACTCAAACCCTGCCTGGAAAAATTCAGTTACAAGTTACTTCCAGTCCCACACAGATAAAAACATCAGCGATGCAACTTCAAAGGTTATTACTGCATCTGAAGTGAATACCGTGTCCAAGGGTGTTACAGGGAAAACTTACAGCTCAAGTCAGATATATTCCTGTGCAATGGTGGATCTCAGCTACTCAAATGGAATAAAGATCGTGGTGGATAAAAGTAAGATAAGTGTTGTAACACCTAAAATGTATGCAAATGCACTTAAATCAACTGGAATAACAAATGGATACGTTGTTGTAACATCACCAGTCACTGCTTCAGGTGAATCTGCACTTGCAGGTGTGCTTAAATCCTACGAAATTGCAGTTGGAACTTCAATACCAGAACAGGCTAAAAAAGCAGCCACCGAAGAACTTTACACTGAAACACAGATAGTTAACCAGACAGGACAGAGTGGAGATAACGTGGCAACCCTCTTCGATAAGGTGAAGACTGAAGCAACGAACCAGAACACCCAGGATCCTGCCCAGATAAAAGTTATAGTCGTGAACATTGCAAACAACATGAACATCAACCTAACGGATAGCCAGGCCCAGCAAATTGCAGATGCAGTTGCAGGTTCTCTGCAGGCTCAGTCAAGTCTTACTGACTTTAAGAATCAACTTCAAAGTGTTACAGATCAGGCCAGTCAGTCAAGTGGAATACTGAATCAGATATGGAATTATCTACAGGGACTTTATGATTATTTGGCAGGGGTTGTCTCAGGTCAAAGTCTGTGATCCCCACATCTCTTTTTTAAATATCCTTTAAATTTGGTTGAATAATCACATCAAGGTATCAAATCCCATGAAATTATGAATGAAAAGGGTATGGATGGAATGAATCCCTTGAATAAATTAAACTGCCTTAAAGAAAATTAGATAGATACAATATTAACTGTGCAAAGATAATTTAAAAGTGAACCAATTATAATTATAATCCTGTAATACATTAAAAAAAATCAAAGAATAATTCCTTTAATTACAGATCATATTATTAGTACTGATTTAATAGTGATAAACATGCTTATAGCTCAAAACCATCTTCAGCTCATATTGGAAGTCGCAATAATGATTCATGTTGGAGTACTTCTCCTTTTCAATATAATAACCATCCCATTGAGTATGGTTCTCTTCCTTTCATTGTTATTAACTGCCCTACTGGCACTGGTATTTGGATTGGATGCAACCTTCCTTTTTTTACCATTTCTCTCGCACCATGAATTCACCCACCCCTTCGGCCCTCTGGCTGTTTTTGGATGGGTAACCCTTGCTGCATCTGCAAGTCTCTTGAGTGAAGTGGACATTAAATCATCGTCCATCAAGGCACTTTCTTACATCCTTTTCTTTGTTATAGCAGTTGCAGGAGGCCTTATGCACAGATCATTCCTGTTACTGTGGTTCCTTGGATGGATCATTGGAACCGTTATAATGTCCAAGAGCTTCAAAAGAACGTCTCAAATTACTCCAAAAAGAGTAATAGGCCTGTTAATTGTGGCTTTGGGAAGTTTTGGAGTGCTGGAACTGTTTTCAAGGATCTTCAACAAAGCCGTGCTGAGCCCACTCTTGAGAATTTCACGTCTTGAAGATAATGCAATGCCCAGCCTAGGTATGGTTGTTCATAACACCACATTCTGGGGGCATGTGCAGGGTTCCTGCTACTGGGGAGCCAACTGTCTTGGAGGATCCGATGGCTACATATCCCTCCCAATGAACCTCATAAATTTATTCACACTTCCACTTCCACTCTTCTTTGGAGTGCTTGTTACAAAAAAGGATGTAATAGATTACATGCTCCCTGGAATATTTGGAATAGCATTCGACTTTGGATACGGAAGTTTAATACTCTTCCTTGGCTGGTGCCTCCTTGTAATGTTCACAGGATTTTACATACTCAGGAAATATAGAAGCACACGTAAAAATGGGAGTAGAAGATATCTGGGCCGTGAAGCACTTTTAATAGGTGCTCTGACAGCATTCATTTGCCAGACCATCATAGGACTGTTCCTCTTTAACAGAACCATCAATGGATCTGCAATGCTGACTTACATGATGCTTTCAGCACTTGTTATGGCCCATGTTGTTAACGTTAAAACTAGAGTGTGATTTAAAGATTTAGAACAATTAATAATTGAAATCAGGTAGGTTTCAATTTATTAAGTTTTTGTACTGGAAATTAGTTCTTTTACTAAGTAAACTACCTTATTCCATTATTTTATTGGCCAATAGTCTAATTCTAAAAATCATAATATCAGTATCCTAGGAATTATTTTTTTACCTTAACTTTTTTAGCCAAATGAATTTTAAAGAAATATTGAATTAAAGCATAGAGAAATAAATTAAAAATTAAAATAATTAAAAATTAAAATAATTAAAAATTAAAATAAAACTTTTCTGAATTAAAAGAATTGACATGAAAAGTGGGTAATAATACTCTTCAGTATGTCTAACTTCAGGTGTAACATCCTTAACTTATGAAGATTCTAGGTATATACCACTCATTCTTGATAGGTGGGATGAAGTGGATCATTGAATTTAAACAACAACAACTCTCAGAATTAATGACGTTCCATATTGAACTATGTGAAATATTAAGAGTTCTTTTAAAATAAAAGTAGGAAAAGGATTAGGTTAAAATGAAAGGATGGGTTGAAAAAGATATTTGAAAAATGTTAAAATAAAAGGTGTTCAAGTCATGGACTTGCAGATGTCAACTGCCTTTTTTGCAGCTTCTTCCATGGAAGTTTCGAATGAAAGTCCTGCTTCAGCAAGTATTTTCTGACCTTCCTCTTCATTTGTACCTGTTAACCTTATGACAATTGGAACTTTACGGTTGGAAGAGTTCATAACATCAAGAACACCCCTTGCAACATCATCAGCCCGAGTTATACCACCCAACACATTTAAAAACACAACTTTGACATTTTCATCTGAGATAACAATGTTCAACGCCTTTGCAATACTCTCTTCCGATGCACCACCACCTATATCCAGGAAAGTGGCAGGTTTACCTCCATAAATGTGTAACATGTCCATTCCACTGAGTGTAAGGCCTGCACCGTTTCCAATAACCGCAATATTTCCCTTGAGTTTAACGTATGCAAATTCAGGTTTATGCACATGTTCAAGTTCTGCAAGCTTTTTCTGCCTGTAAAAAGCATCATCATCCACTTCAAATTTAGCATCAGCTGCAAAAAGTTCCTCCCCTGTAAATACTAGGGGGTTTATTTCAGCTATGGTTAAATCATAGTCCTTAAATGCCTGGAAGAGTTTCCAAATTATTGAACCAACCTTGGAGATCAAGTGGCTTGGAACACCCATTTTAATGGCAACTTCCCTTGCCTGGTAGGGTAAAAACTCTTCAAGTGGGTTTAAATAGTACTTGATTATTTTTTCAGGGGTTTTCTTGGCAACTTCCTCAATATCCACACCACCCTGAAGACTTGCCAGTACCAGAGGTTTTTTGGTTGACCTGTCCAAAACAACACTGACATAAAATTCTGATTGGATGTTCAGTTTTTCCTCCACAAGCACTATTTCAACAGGTTCTCCATTCACCTCTGATCCAAGAAGCCCTTCTGCTACAACGTAAGCTTCAGCTGGTGTTTCTGCAAATTTTATTCCCCCAGCTTTACCCCTACCCCCTACAAGTACCTGGGATTTGATGGCAACAGGTTTTCCTATAGTTTCAGCTGCTTTTTGAGCTTTCTCTGGGTTTTCTGCAATGATACTCTCAGGCACAGGAATTCCCTCTACCTGAAATATTTTTTTAGCTATGTACTCATGAATTTTCAAGTTAATCATCCTCCCCGACTAGAGATGTTCCTGCATCAAATGCAGCAAGGTTCTTATCTTCAGTACCTGGTGGAACACTTTCTGCCACTGCCTGTCGGGCTGCTTTCTCAGATATAACCTTTGTTATCCTTGTTATTGCACCTATCATCACTATGTTGGCAACGATCTTCAATCCAACAACTTCTTCAGCTGTTTTGGTTACAGGTGCCTTGTGAAATTTTATGTTGTGATCCTCCACGAATGGCAGAACCTCATCCTCAATTATCATATCGGGATCAACTATCAAAGTGCCACCATCCTTTAGATCATCAAGGTAAGCTATCAATGCCTCATGGGATAATGCTACAAAAATGTCTGGCTTTTGAACCTTTGGATAGTCTATCTCCTCATCACTTATTACAACTTCAGTTCTTGAAGCTCCGCCCCTTGCTTCAGGACCGTAAGATTGGGTTTGAACAGCGTTTATTCCATCGTGAAGGGCTGCAGCTTTTCCTATAACTATTCCTGCAAGGATTATGCCCTGACCTCCAAAACCTGCTATTCTTATGTCTTTACGCATCTTAAGCCTCCTTGTAAGCTGACTTAACTGATTGAGGAGTTCCATTTTGACATTTGTCTGCAATTAACTTGCAGAGTTTCTCTGCAAATTCAGGTTCTTTCTTATCCTGAAATTCTCCTATGACAATTTTTCCCTCAAGTTCTTCTTCAGGAAGTTTATCAGCCTTTCTTTTCATCATACTGGACTCCTTCATCCAGTTCATCATGTCGATGGGAGAACGCATCTTATTTTTACGTCCGAAGTAGGTTGGACATTGGGATATCGTTTCAACAAATGAGAACCCCTTATTTTCAAGACCTTTTTTTATGGAATTTGAAAGCGGTACTGGATGTGTGGTTGTCCATCGTGCAACGTAGGTTGCACCTGCTGCTTTTGCAAGTTCTGAAAGGTTGAAAGGCCTTTCAATTGCCCCATATGGTGCTGTACTTCCATAGCTTCCCTTGGGACTTGTTGGGCTTATCTGTCCTCCAGTCATACCATATATGTTGTTGTTTATGCAGATAACAGTCAGGTCTATGTTTCTCCTTGCACCATGTATCAGGTGGTTTCCACCTATTGCAGCAGCA comes from the Methanobacterium aggregans genome and includes:
- the twy1 gene encoding 4-demethylwyosine synthase TYW1; the protein is MLLKDEDKRDLEKKGYRFAGEHRHAAAKVCHWTRKSLVDEGVCYKERFYGIKSHRCLQMSPSIPFCHHKCLFCWRDVSITKTEWVEEYDEPKTIIDDCIENQRNLLCGYFGNSKANMKKLQEAQDPKNAAISLAGEPMLYPEIDGLLEEFKRRDFTTFLVTNGMTPSKLKELETEPTQLYVSLDAPNEKDYKSLCQPQVDNGWKLLNESLELLSSFDCRTVLRTTCVKGYNMMKPEGYAELIRRSNPDFVEIKAYMYVGNSRQRLELGNMPSFSEVKEFAESVAKLCGREVVDEAYESRVVLLS
- a CDS encoding 2-oxoacid:ferredoxin oxidoreductase subunit gamma, with amino-acid sequence MRKDIRIAGFGGQGIILAGIVIGKAAALHDGINAVQTQSYGPEARGGASRTEVVISDEEIDYPKVQKPDIFVALSHEALIAYLDDLKDGGTLIVDPDMIIEDEVLPFVEDHNIKFHKAPVTKTAEEVVGLKIVANIVMIGAITRITKVISEKAARQAVAESVPPGTEDKNLAAFDAGTSLVGEDD
- a CDS encoding DUF1002 domain-containing protein, translated to MKKLAVGLILILVSLSPIYATSGFAVTYGEATYSNPAWKNSVTSYFQSHTDKNISDATSKVITASEVNTVSKGVTGKTYSSSQIYSCAMVDLSYSNGIKIVVDKSKISVVTPKMYANALKSTGITNGYVVVTSPVTASGESALAGVLKSYEIAVGTSIPEQAKKAATEELYTETQIVNQTGQSGDNVATLFDKVKTEATNQNTQDPAQIKVIVVNIANNMNINLTDSQAQQIADAVAGSLQAQSSLTDFKNQLQSVTDQASQSSGILNQIWNYLQGLYDYLAGVVSGQSL
- the sucC gene encoding ADP-forming succinate--CoA ligase subunit beta, which gives rise to MKIHEYIAKKIFQVEGIPVPESIIAENPEKAQKAAETIGKPVAIKSQVLVGGRGKAGGIKFAETPAEAYVVAEGLLGSEVNGEPVEIVLVEEKLNIQSEFYVSVVLDRSTKKPLVLASLQGGVDIEEVAKKTPEKIIKYYLNPLEEFLPYQAREVAIKMGVPSHLISKVGSIIWKLFQAFKDYDLTIAEINPLVFTGEELFAADAKFEVDDDAFYRQKKLAELEHVHKPEFAYVKLKGNIAVIGNGAGLTLSGMDMLHIYGGKPATFLDIGGGASEESIAKALNIVISDENVKVVFLNVLGGITRADDVARGVLDVMNSSNRKVPIVIRLTGTNEEEGQKILAEAGLSFETSMEEAAKKAVDICKSMT
- a CDS encoding 2-oxoacid:ferredoxin oxidoreductase subunit beta; protein product: MDEKKESRFMKYLRKERLPNIFCPGCGNGIVMNAFFNAMELAEMDFDNLVLVSGIGCSSRIPGYVKCDSLHTTHGRPIAFATGLKLANPDLDVVVFTGDGDAAAIGGNHLIHGARRNIDLTVICINNNIYGMTGGQISPTSPKGSYGSTAPYGAIERPFNLSELAKAAGATYVARWTTTHPVPLSNSIKKGLENKGFSFVETISQCPTYFGRKNKMRSPIDMMNWMKESSMMKRKADKLPEEELEGKIVIGEFQDKKEPEFAEKLCKLIADKCQNGTPQSVKSAYKEA